DNA sequence from the Candidatus Sulfuricurvum sp. RIFRC-1 genome:
CCTAAAGCGATTGCAACCACTACCCTCTGAAGCTGTCCTCCTGAGAGTTCGGGAGGAAACCGATCCAATAGCGATTCATCCAAACCCAGCAGAGCAAATAACCCAATACTCTGCTCTTTTGGGAGAAACATTTGATCTTTGATCCGTGTGAGCGGCGATAACGCGGTAAACGGATTTTGGGGAACCAAAGCGATACTCTGGCCCCGCTGCCATTCAAAATCACACTGTTTCTCAATCAAAACGTCCAATGCCGGATCCGAAAGTCCCAAAAGAGCTTTAAGCGTTAACGACTTACCGCTTCCGCTTGCTCCCACTAATGCCAATGAACGCCGAATCTCAAATGCAATATCCACCAGCACGTCACCTGCGTGAGTGATTTTGAGCTGATCGATACGAATCGTATTCATGATGCTATTTTACCCAAATCTGCGTTAATCGCTCACACACCTGAGCCAAATGCGCTTCATCCATTTCAAGGCGTGCGATGAGGCGGAGGATCGCTTTTTTCACCGTTGGCTGCCGAATCGCCCCGACGTGTGTCCCCATCTCATTTTTGAGCTGCGCCTGTAACCGCATCACTTCACGATTATCCCCGATGACAATCGGAACAATCAACCCAGCACATTCAAGTCCCAGTATCGCTTTAACAATCCTTTGACGGGTACTTATTTGATCGCGCAGCTCTTCTGTATGAGTTTGTATAAATTGCAGGGCATGATAGGCGAGCGCCGTATCATAAAGCGAGGGAGCCGTCGCATAAATCACGTTTTTGGCACGGTTAATGAGATAGTCGCTGATATGACGTGAGGAGAGGACATAAGCACCGAAACTTCCGTACGCTTTGCCCAGTGTCCCCATCTTAATCATCAATGGTGTCGGTGCAATTGTATAATAATCGAGTATCCCCATCAGATGTTCCCCGATTACCCCGCTGCTGTGCGCTTCATCCAAAATCAAAATGGCGTCATGTGCTATTGAGAGTTCGATAATCTCTCGGGGCACACAGTCACCCCCCATCGAATAAATCCCCTCAACCGCGACAATAATCCGTTTCCCCCGTGCATGCAAAAGCTCTGATTCAAACGCGGCTACATCGTTATGGGAGAAAAAGATCACCTCACCCTCACACATACGCGCACCCGCAACACCGCTGGCATGATACTCCTCATCCATAAGCAGTACATCCCCTTTGCGGACAAGCGCTTCGATCAATCCGACATTGGCGTTAAATCCGCTCCCCATAACGATCCCCGATTCAAAACCGTTCGCTTCGCATAATGCTGACTCAAATTCCGCATGAATAGGATGATAGCCGTTTACGAGCATCGAAGCTTTGGGCGCATGGTCACTGTGGCGGGATAGAGTTTCACACGCCTTTCTATGGAGTTCTTTCTTATGCGCCAACCCTAGATAATCGTTCGATGCGGCATCGATGAGTGAAGCATCACGAACATGACGTTCACGGTAACGGCCGGAACGTTTCAGAGCATTAAGCTCGCTTTTGTAGGGATTATTCATCGGGTGGCGGG
Encoded proteins:
- a CDS encoding pyridoxal phosphate-dependent aminotransferase family protein, which encodes MNNPYKSELNALKRSGRYRERHVRDASLIDAASNDYLGLAHKKELHRKACETLSRHSDHAPKASMLVNGYHPIHAEFESALCEANGFESGIVMGSGFNANVGLIEALVRKGDVLLMDEEYHASGVAGARMCEGEVIFFSHNDVAAFESELLHARGKRIIVAVEGIYSMGGDCVPREIIELSIAHDAILILDEAHSSGVIGEHLMGILDYYTIAPTPLMIKMGTLGKAYGSFGAYVLSSRHISDYLINRAKNVIYATAPSLYDTALAYHALQFIQTHTEELRDQISTRQRIVKAILGLECAGLIVPIVIGDNREVMRLQAQLKNEMGTHVGAIRQPTVKKAILRLIARLEMDEAHLAQVCERLTQIWVK
- a CDS encoding ATP-binding cassette domain-containing protein, with the translated sequence MNTIRIDQLKITHAGDVLVDIAFEIRRSLALVGASGSGKSLTLKALLGLSDPALDVLIEKQCDFEWQRGQSIALVPQNPFTALSPLTRIKDQMFLPKEQSIGLFALLGLDESLLDRFPPELSGGQLQRVVVAIALGSNPKLLLLDEPTTALDPASKEAMVELLKTLQEKIGFKMLFVTHDMGVASSLCEDICVLREGRVIEQGKIDEITREPKEKYTQALIDAEFKTREFRN